The Vicia villosa cultivar HV-30 ecotype Madison, WI linkage group LG1, Vvil1.0, whole genome shotgun sequence genome includes a region encoding these proteins:
- the LOC131645224 gene encoding uncharacterized protein LOC131645224, with protein sequence MALCISMISDIVPPKLNWQIKVRVLRLWKVHSWNDHNTITSLEMILLDDKCSSIKASVKSALIGEFDSNLEEGFCYIISRVNRHLHPYVIGHVIKKFDMKESMRSGIRVKLLDITLEVLEGNNVDCTLWAEHAEQMNHYLTDNGYDNSIIVILQLCKPKIFQSIHGISNAFHGTKIFINSDLKESLEYKEKLENGNNSLNQVISYVSGQSNNASMDDFLKHPKMNIFEVLQCSKVSIGVVLAKIIDFDHTKKWYYQACTKCAKSVRTKSGELYFCENCVDVLPANPRIKIHVQVADVSGSSTFILFDRVATQELENPHINLFEDNDVTSWPAVFNSLLDKTMLFKIQVSKGNIENKWQSYTVMKITMDQNLIDQFKMKHGMMNVRWHETP encoded by the exons ATGGCACTGTGTATCAGTATGATTTCCGACATTGTCCCTCCAAAACTGAATTGGCAGATTAAAGTTCGTGTACTAAGATTGTGGAAAGTCCATTCTTGGAATGACCACAATACTATTACCAGTTTAGAAATGATTTTGCTTGATGACAAA TGTTCAAGTATCAAAGCTTCGGTGAAATCGGCCCTCATCGGTGAATTTGACTCAAATCTTGAAGAGGGATTTTGCTATATTATTTCTAGGGTTAATAGGCATTTACACcctt ATGTGATTGGTCACGTGATTAAAAAGTTTGACATGAAGGAATCAATGCGAAGTGGAATTAGAGTTAAACTGTTGGATATTACATTGGAAGTTTTGGA AGGAAATAATGTTGATTGTACTTTGTGGGCTGAACATGCTGAACAAATGAACCATTATTTAACCGATAATGGTTATGATAATTCGATAATAGTCATTTTACAGTTGTGTAAGCCTAAAATTTTCCAAT CAATTCATGGCATTTCAAATGCCTTTCATGGTACAAAAATCTTTATTAACAGCGATCTAAAGGAATCTCTTGAATACAAAGAGAA GTTGGAGAATGGAAATAATTCACTGAACCAAGTGATTAGTTATGTATCTGGCCAAAGCAACAATGCTTCAATGGATGATTTTCTTAAACAtccaaaaatgaatatttttgagGTTCTTCAATGTTCTAAG GTTTCCATTGGAGTTGTTCTTGCTAAAATAATTGACTTCGACCACACCAAGAAATGGTATTATCAAGCATGTACTAAATGTGCAAAGAGTGTACGCACAAAAAGTGGAGAGTTGTATTTTTGTGAAAATTGTGTCGATGTTCTTCCAGCGAATCCAAG AATTAAGATACATGTTCAAGTTGCTGATGTTAGTGGTTCTTCGACTTTTATACTCTTTGACCGAGTGGCTACTCAAGAATTAGAAAATCCACATATAAACCTATTTGAG GATAATGATGTCACTTCATGGCCTGCTGTTTTTAATTCATTGTTGGACAAGACTATGCTCTTCAAGATTCAGGTTTCCAAGGGTAATATTGAAAATAAGTGGCAAAGCTATACTGTGATGAAAATCACTATGGATCAAAATTTGATTGATCAGTTCAAAATGAAACATGGCATGATGAATGTAAGATGGCATGAAACACCTTAA
- the LOC131626076 gene encoding uncharacterized protein LOC131626076 produces MSKSNLFLFFWTRTRRSFSTTITNKAPPFDFTKTPISRLPTVIILGRPNVGKSALFNRLIRRREALVYNTPDDHVTRDIREGIAKLGHLRFRVLDSAGLEAEATSGSILHRTASFTANVLATSHSLLFLTDGRAGLHPLDQEVGKWLRRNAPQVKPILVMNKSESLFDADDSLASAANEMSRLGFGDPIAISAETGLGMHDLFLSLKPVLEDYMVGLLNDESAKENSCDDEVSSPEADESKLPLQLAIVGRPNVGKSTLLNTLLQEDRVLVGPEAGLTRDAIRTQFEFQGRTIYLVDTAGWLQRTKLEKGASSLSIMQSRKSLLRAHIIALVLDADEIVNAKRSMKHAEVVIARRAVEEGRGLVVIVNKMDLLRGKDKSSSYEQIMEVVQKEIQTVIPQVTGIPVLFISALEGRGRTTVLHQVIDTYEKWCTRLSTARLNRWLQKVMSRHSWKDQAAQPKIKYFTQVKARPPTFVAFVRGKARLSDTDIRFLTKSLKDDFDLGGIPIRIMQRAIAKKDGSGTSKSIHSVGRVAERIKSDKRERGDLVESKA; encoded by the exons ATGTCTAAATCTAATCTCTTCCTTTTCTTCTGGACACGCACCCGCCGGAGTTTCAGCACCACCATCACCAACAAAGCTCCACCCTTCGATTTCACCAAAACTCCAATCTCTCGTCTCCCCACCGTCATCATTCTCGGCCGACCTAACGTCGGAAAGTCCGCACTCTTCAACCGCCTCATCCGCAGACGAGAAGCTCTCGTTTACAACACACCCGACGATCACGTCACACGCGACATCCGTGAAGGTATCGCAAAGTTAGGTCACTTGCGTTTCAGGGTTTTGGACTCTGCTGGTTTAGAAGCTGAAGCTACTTCTGGTTCCATTCTTCACAGAACCGCTTCGTTCACTGCTAATGTATTGGCAACTTCTCACTCTTTACTCTTCCTAACGGATGGAAGAGCGGGACTTCATCCTCTTGATCAGGAAGTTGGAAAATGGTTGCGGAGAAATGCTCCTCAAGTTAAACCTATTCTTGTTATGAATAAATCTGAGTCATTGTTTGATGCTGATGACTCTCTTGCTTCTGCTGCTAATGAAATGTCAAGGTTAGGGTTTGGGGATCCTATTGCTATATCTGCTGAGACTGGTTTGGGTATGCATGATTTGTTTTTGTCTCTTAAGCCTGTCTTGGAGGATTACATGGTTGGTCTCTTGAATG ATGAAAGTGCTAAAGAGAATAGCTGCGATGATGAGGTTAGTTCCCCTGAGGCTGACGAAAGCAAACTGCCGTTGCAGTTAGCAATTGTAGGACGCCCTAATGTTGGTAAGTCAACCTTACTGAATACTTTGTTGCAAGAAGACCGGGTTCTGGTGGGTCCCGAAGCTGGTTTGACTAGAGATGCAATCAGAACTCAGTTTGAATTTCAAGGAAGAACAATTTATCTG GTTGATACTGCCGGTTGGTTACAGAGGACAAAACTGGAGAAAGGAGCATCATCCTTGAGCATTATGCAATCAAGAAAGAGTCTTCTCCGGGCTCATATAATTGCTTTGGTACTAGATGCAGACGAG ATAGTAAATGCTAAACGAAGTATGAAACATGCTGAAGTAGTTATAGCCAGACGAGCCGTGGAAGAGGGGCGTGGTCTGGTTGTGATTGTGAACAAGATGGACCTTCTAAGGGGCAAAGACAAATCATCATCTTATGAGCAGATTATGGAGGTtgttcaaaaagaaattcagacaGTTATACCTCAG GTTACCGGAATCCCAGTATTATTCATTTCAGCATTAGAGGGAAGGGGCCGGACAACCGTCTTGcatcaagtgattgatacataCGAAAAATGGTGTACACGATTATCTACAGCTCGTCTTAACCGTTGGTTGCAAAAG GTTATGAGCAGGCATTCTTGGAAAGACCAAGCAGCACAGCCTAAGATCAAGTATTTCACTCAGGTTAAGGCTCGACCACCTACATTTGTTGCGTTTGTGCGTGGAAAGGCCCGACTTTCTGATACAGACATCAGGTTCTTAACGAAGTCTTTGAAAGATGACTTCGATTTGGGTGGAATTCCTATACGGATCATGCAACGTGCTATCGCTAAGAAAGATGGCAGTGGAACTAGCAAAAGTATCCATTCAGTAGGCAGAGTGGCGGAAAGGATTAAGTCTGACAAGAGAGAAAGAGGCGACTTAGTTGAATCAAAGGCATGA
- the LOC131599316 gene encoding NAC domain-containing protein 35-like — MAIAGGAATSSPTITMSLSNTNSHEDGTSNSNDNNIITKPTTTTATAIVDDDHEHDMVMPGFRFHPTEEELVEFYLRRKVEGKRFNVELITFLDLYRYDPWELPALAAIGEKEWYFYVPRDRKYRNGDRPNRVTTSGYWKATGADRMIRTENFRSIGLKKTLVFYSGKAPKGIRTSWIMNEYRLPQHETERYQKGEISLCRVYKRAGVEDHPSLPRCLPITRPSSIPSSSRNSEKNKQNETLGIGFVVGQSAKIIDNNHQIVNKMDGNNNSSGGDCSSDQVTTALGLSKYNNNTNPIYSPEEEEQLMMMQQQQQQQQQQPRQLVQYAGGNSLLVSACGGGGSIFPVSATSASCSNNGSSSTSAAMMMDDLNRLVSYQQQQYCYNVQSHSNPNPNHLSNLLMQPMSLPNQLPTTFPDRLWDWNPIPEDHNHNHPNSNTSNFKLFF; from the exons ATGGCAATAGCAGGAGGAGCAGCAACATCATCACCAACCATAACCATGAGCTTGAGCAACACCAATAGTCACGAAGATGGAACTTCTAATTCCAACGataacaatataattactaaacctacaacaacaacagcaacagcTATAGTTGATGATGATCACGAGCATGACATGGTCATGCCAGGCTTTCGTTTCCATCCTACCGAAGAAGAACTCGTTGAATTCTACCTTCGCCGTAAGGTTGAGGGAAAACGTTTCAACGTTGAGCTTATCACTTTTCTCGATCTTTATCGCTATGACCCTTGGGAACTTCCTG CTTTGGCGGCGATTGGAGAGAAGGAGTGGTACTTTTATGTGCCGCGAGATCGAAAGTATAGAAACGGTGATCGGCCTAATCGTGTAACAACTTCCGGTTATTGGAAAGCTACCGGAGCTGATAGGATGATTCGAACTGAAAATTTTCGATCAATTGGACtgaagaaaaccctagttttctatTCTGGTAAAGCTCCTAAAGGTATAAGAACTAGTTGGATTATGAACGAGTATCGCTTACCACAACACGAAACCGAACGATATCAAAAG GGTGAGATATCGTTATGCCGTGTGTACAAGAGAGCTGGAGTTGAAGATCATCCTTCTCTTCCTCGATGTCTTCCGATCACGAGACCTTCCTCGATTCCGTCGTCGTCGAGAAACTCCGAGAAGAATAAACAGAATGAAACATTGGGAATAGGATTTGTTGTTGGACAATCAGCAAAGATAATTGATAATAATCATCAAATAGTTAACAAAATGGATGGAAACAACAATAGCAGTGGTGGTGATTGTAGTTCAGATCAAGTCACAACAGCTCTTGGTTTATCCAAATACAACAACAATACTAATCCAATTTACAGTCCAGAAGAAGAGGAACAATTGATGATGATGCAACaacagcagcaacaacaacagcaacaacctAGGCAATTAGTACAATATGCAGGAGGAAACTCATTGTTAGTTTCTGCCTGTGGTGGCGGTGGTTCTATTTTCCCTGTCTCGGCTACATCGGCGAGCTGTTCTAACAACGGTTCGAGTTCGACAAGTGCTGCAATGATGATGGATGATCTTAACAGGCTTGTGAGTTATCAGCAACAGCAATACTGTTACAATGTTCAAAGCCATTCCAATCCAAATCCTAATCATTTGTCTAATTTGCTTATGCAACCAATGTCTCTACCAAATCAACTACCAACGACATTCCCTGACAGACTGTGGGACTGGAATCCAATTCCTGAAgatcataatcataatcatcCCAACAGTAACACCAGCAACTTCAA GTTGTTTTTCTAA